In one Oryza glaberrima chromosome 2, OglaRS2, whole genome shotgun sequence genomic region, the following are encoded:
- the LOC127761686 gene encoding GDSL esterase/lipase At1g71250-like codes for MMRLKVTILVVAFVLSAGVHISAAAAAAGQREEVHLVPAVYVFGDSTVDVGNNQYLPGNSPLQLPYGIDFPHSRPTGRFSNGYNVADFIAKLVGFKRSPPAYLSLTPQTSRQLMRGYRGANYASGGSGILDTTGTTVVTLTKQIVYFAATKSKMKSNGGGDGNSSSASASAIDDLLSKSLFLISDGGNDLFAFLRQSNRTASQVPSFYADLLSNYTRHVQALYSLGARRFGIIDVPPIGCVPSVRVTSPAGATRCVDAANDLARGFNSGLRSAMARLAGSGALPGMRYSVGSSYNVVSYLTANPAAAGFKVVNSACCGGGRLNAQVGCGAPNSTYCGNRNGYLFWDGVHGTQATSRKGAAAIYSAPPQMGFASPINFKQLVSS; via the exons ATGATGAGGCTGAAAGTGACGATACTGGTGGTAGCATTTGTTCTCAGCGCCGGCGTGCAtatctcggcggcggcggcggccgccggccagAGGGAGGAGGTGCACCTGGTGCCGGCGGTGTACGTGTTCGGCGACTCGACGGTGGACGTCGGGAACAACCAGTACCTGCCGGGGAACTCGCCGCTGCAGCTCCCCTACGGCATCGACTTCCCGCACTCGAGGCCCACCGGAAGGTTCAGCAATGGCTACAACGTCGCCGACTTCATCG CGAAACTGGTGGGATTCAAGAGGAGCCCGCCGGCTTACCTGTCGCTGACGCCGCAGACGAGCCGTCAGCTCATGCGAGGCTACCGCGGCGCCAATTACGCTTCTGGAGGATCCGGCATTCTCGATACCACT GGGACAACCGTCGTCACGCTGACAAAGCAAATCGTGTACTTCGCGGCCACCAAGTCAAAGATGAAgtcgaacggcggcggcgatggcaacagctcgtcggcgtcggcgtcggcgatcGACGATCTGCTGTCCAAGTCTCTCTTCCTCATCAGCGACGGCGGCAACGACCTGTTCGCGTTCCTGAGGCAGAGCAACCGGACGGCGAGCCAGGTGCCGTCCTTCTACGCCGACCTTCTGTCCAACTACACGCGGCACGTCCAGGCGCTGTACAGCCTGGGCGCCAGGCGGTTCGGCATCATCGACGTGCCGCCCATCGGGTGCGTGCCGTCGGTGCGGGTCACCTCGCCGGCGGGCGCCACCAGGTGCGTCGACGCCGCCAACGACCTCGCCAGGGGGTTCAACTCCGGGCTCAGGTCGGCGATGGCCAGGCTCGCCGGCTCCGGTGCTCTCCCGGGGATGAGGTACTCCGTCGGCAGCTCGTACAACGTGGTGTCCTACCTCACGGCGAACCCGGCCGCCGCGGGGTTCAAGGTGGTGAACAGcgcgtgctgcggcggcggccggctcaACGCGCAGGTCGGGTGCGGGGCGCCCAACTCCACCTACTGCGGCAACCGCAACGGGTACCTGTTCtgggacggggtgcacgggaCGCAGGCCACCTCCaggaagggcgccgccgccatctacTCCGCGCCGCCGCAGATGGGCTTCGCCTCGCCCATCAACTTCAAGCAGCTTGTTTCTTCTTGA
- the LOC127763662 gene encoding uncharacterized protein LOC127763662 isoform X3 — protein MAMLLRRRLPLARLLRSLQAEAAASTTSSPPPLQNRPAAASPSHALGSRLGFLNGVPGAPGAREASAFPTAGFLAAGAAAALASLPVAYADANEGVVDSAVSSDAAVKPVNPDAAVSSDVAVGEDLAHKERKRIMELIQSRGMPHGSYPQFDVAVKGQKVVVKFNVPSTCSLSDLIVDLVTHIGLEAEQGGGGSEMLLHAWNSVAARQITLNPHKKTTSNGDDNEDDLCVLIFEPLVGSQYSVSSYEVEFIKRGEFSLRELEALTSVLKLVGQKDVKQSSGKGNKSYTTRKGNGQRSKHVPSMEKTISDLEGMGVRVYGFDETSSIPMDGSGTVMWENIAGYEPQKREIEDTILLALQSPEVYDEIARATRCKFETNRPRAVLFEGPPGTGKTSSARVIAKQAGVPLLYVPLEIIMSKYYGESERLLGSVFSLANDLPDGGIIFLDEVDSFASARDSEMHEATRRILSVILRQIDGFEQDRRVVVIAATNRKEDLDPALIRMSGRDIRDICQQAERHWASKLIRGQVPKNDKGEPSLPPVEEYVACSEQRRRSLPNRTRQESRLPALKLA, from the exons atggccatgcttctccgccgccgcctcccgctggcCCGCCTCCTCCGGTCGCTgcaggccgaggcggcggcttCCACtacctcctcaccgccgcctctccagaaccgtcccgccgccgcgtcgccttcCCACGCGCTGGGATCACGTTTAGGGTTTTTGAATGGGGTACCAGGTGCCCCGGGGGCGCGTGAGGCTTCGGCGTTCCCTACGGccggcttcctcgccgccggcgcggccgccgctctCGCGTCTCTGCCGGTGGCCTACGCCGATGCCAATGAG GGCGTTGTAGACTCGGCTGTAAGCTCTGATGCGGCTGTGAAACCTGTGAACCCTGATGCGGCTGTGAGCTCTGAtgtggcggtgggggaggatcTGGCCCataaggagaggaagaggataaTGGAGCTCATTCAGAGCCGAGGGATGCCACACGGGTCATACCCGCAATTTGATGTGGCAGTGAAGGGCCAAAAG GTGGTCGTTAAATTTAATGTACCATCAACTTGTAGCTTATCAGACCTTATTGTTGATCTCGTAACACATATCGGACTTGAGGCAGAACAAGGTGGTGGTGGCTCTGAGATGCTACTGCATGCTTGGAACAG TGTAGCTGCACGTCAGATAACGTTGAACCCTCACAAGAAGACAACGAGCAATGGAGATGACAATGAAGATGATCTTTGTGTCTTGATATTTGAACCACTTGTGGGATCTCAATATTCTGTCAGTTCCTAT GAAGTTGAATTCATCAAGCGTGGTGAATTTAGTTTGAGAGAGCTTGAAGCTTTGACAAGTGTTTTGAAATTAGTGGGCCAGAAAGATGTTAAGCAATCATCAGGGAAGGGCAATAAGTCATACACAACAAGAAAAGGAAATGGTCAGAGATCCAAGCATGTACCATCTATGGAAAAAACTATATCTGATTTAGAGGGTATGGGAGTTCGGGTCTATGGATTTGATGAGACCTCAAGTATTCCAATGGATGGTAGTGGTACTGTTATGTGGGAGAACATTGCTGGATATGAACCTCAGAAAAG GGAGATAGAGGACACTATCCTCTTGGCTTTACAGAGCCCTGAAGTGTACGATGAAATTGCCCGTGCTACACGATGCAAATTTGAGACAAACCGACCTCGAGCTGTTTTGTTTGAAGGCCCACCAG GCACTGGTAAGACTTCTTCTGCTCGAGTTATTGCCAAGCAAGCT GGAGTTCCGCTGTTATATGTGCCACTGGAAATCATAATGTCAAAATATTATGGTGAAAGCGAGCGCCTTTTGGGATCTGTTTTTTCACTTGCCAATGACCTTCCTGATGGAGGTATAATTTTTCTAGATGAG GTAGACTCTTTTGCTAGCGCTCGAGATAGTGAAATGCATGAAGCTACACGAAGGATATTATCAGTAATTTTGCGGCAG ATTGATGGGTTTGAGCAGGATAGACGTGTTGTGGTTATTGCTGCAACAAATAGAAAGGAAGACCTTGATCCTGCCCTCATCAG GATGTCAGGAAGAGATATCAGGGATATTTGCCAGCAAGCAGAAAGACATTGGGCATCAAAG TTGATAAGGGGACAAGTACCAAAAAATGATAAGGGGGAGCCGAGTCTTCCTCCAGTCGAAGAGTATGTTGCATGTTCTGAACAACGCAGAAGATCTTTGCCGAATAGAACAAGACAGGAATCAAGACTCCCTGCTTTGAAGTTAGCTTGA
- the LOC127763662 gene encoding 26S proteasome regulatory subunit 6B homolog isoform X1 has translation MAMLLRRRLPLARLLRSLQAEAAASTTSSPPPLQNRPAAASPSHALGSRLGFLNGVPGAPGAREASAFPTAGFLAAGAAAALASLPVAYADANEGVVDSAVSSDAAVKPVNPDAAVSSDVAVGEDLAHKERKRIMELIQSRGMPHGSYPQFDVAVKGQKVVVKFNVPSTCSLSDLIVDLVTHIGLEAEQGGGGSEMLLHAWNSVAARQITLNPHKKTTSNGDDNEDDLCVLIFEPLVGSQYSVSSYEVEFIKRGEFSLRELEALTSVLKLVGQKDVKQSSGKGNKSYTTRKGNGQRSKHVPSMEKTISDLEGMGVRVYGFDETSSIPMDGSGTVMWENIAGYEPQKREIEDTILLALQSPEVYDEIARATRCKFETNRPRAVLFEGPPGTGKTSSARVIAKQAGVPLLYVPLEIIMSKYYGESERLLGSVFSLANDLPDGGIIFLDEVDSFASARDSEMHEATRRILSVILRQIDGFEQDRRVVVIAATNRKEDLDPALISRFDSIICFDLPDQQTRAEISAQYAKHLTKSELFQFSLATEEMSGRDIRDICQQAERHWASKLIRGQVPKNDKGEPSLPPVEEYVACSEQRRRSLPNRTRQESRLPALKLA, from the exons atggccatgcttctccgccgccgcctcccgctggcCCGCCTCCTCCGGTCGCTgcaggccgaggcggcggcttCCACtacctcctcaccgccgcctctccagaaccgtcccgccgccgcgtcgccttcCCACGCGCTGGGATCACGTTTAGGGTTTTTGAATGGGGTACCAGGTGCCCCGGGGGCGCGTGAGGCTTCGGCGTTCCCTACGGccggcttcctcgccgccggcgcggccgccgctctCGCGTCTCTGCCGGTGGCCTACGCCGATGCCAATGAG GGCGTTGTAGACTCGGCTGTAAGCTCTGATGCGGCTGTGAAACCTGTGAACCCTGATGCGGCTGTGAGCTCTGAtgtggcggtgggggaggatcTGGCCCataaggagaggaagaggataaTGGAGCTCATTCAGAGCCGAGGGATGCCACACGGGTCATACCCGCAATTTGATGTGGCAGTGAAGGGCCAAAAG GTGGTCGTTAAATTTAATGTACCATCAACTTGTAGCTTATCAGACCTTATTGTTGATCTCGTAACACATATCGGACTTGAGGCAGAACAAGGTGGTGGTGGCTCTGAGATGCTACTGCATGCTTGGAACAG TGTAGCTGCACGTCAGATAACGTTGAACCCTCACAAGAAGACAACGAGCAATGGAGATGACAATGAAGATGATCTTTGTGTCTTGATATTTGAACCACTTGTGGGATCTCAATATTCTGTCAGTTCCTAT GAAGTTGAATTCATCAAGCGTGGTGAATTTAGTTTGAGAGAGCTTGAAGCTTTGACAAGTGTTTTGAAATTAGTGGGCCAGAAAGATGTTAAGCAATCATCAGGGAAGGGCAATAAGTCATACACAACAAGAAAAGGAAATGGTCAGAGATCCAAGCATGTACCATCTATGGAAAAAACTATATCTGATTTAGAGGGTATGGGAGTTCGGGTCTATGGATTTGATGAGACCTCAAGTATTCCAATGGATGGTAGTGGTACTGTTATGTGGGAGAACATTGCTGGATATGAACCTCAGAAAAG GGAGATAGAGGACACTATCCTCTTGGCTTTACAGAGCCCTGAAGTGTACGATGAAATTGCCCGTGCTACACGATGCAAATTTGAGACAAACCGACCTCGAGCTGTTTTGTTTGAAGGCCCACCAG GCACTGGTAAGACTTCTTCTGCTCGAGTTATTGCCAAGCAAGCT GGAGTTCCGCTGTTATATGTGCCACTGGAAATCATAATGTCAAAATATTATGGTGAAAGCGAGCGCCTTTTGGGATCTGTTTTTTCACTTGCCAATGACCTTCCTGATGGAGGTATAATTTTTCTAGATGAG GTAGACTCTTTTGCTAGCGCTCGAGATAGTGAAATGCATGAAGCTACACGAAGGATATTATCAGTAATTTTGCGGCAG ATTGATGGGTTTGAGCAGGATAGACGTGTTGTGGTTATTGCTGCAACAAATAGAAAGGAAGACCTTGATCCTGCCCTCATCAG CCGTTTtgattcaatcatttgttttgaCTTACCGGATCAGCAAACCCGCGCAGAAATATCTGCCCAGTACGCAAAACATTTGACTAAATCTGAATTGTTTCAATTTTCATTGGCCACTGAAGA GATGTCAGGAAGAGATATCAGGGATATTTGCCAGCAAGCAGAAAGACATTGGGCATCAAAG TTGATAAGGGGACAAGTACCAAAAAATGATAAGGGGGAGCCGAGTCTTCCTCCAGTCGAAGAGTATGTTGCATGTTCTGAACAACGCAGAAGATCTTTGCCGAATAGAACAAGACAGGAATCAAGACTCCCTGCTTTGAAGTTAGCTTGA
- the LOC127763662 gene encoding uncharacterized protein LOC127763662 isoform X2, which produces MAMLLRRRLPLARLLRSLQAEAAASTTSSPPPLQNRPAAASPSHALGSRLGFLNGVPGAPGAREASAFPTAGFLAAGAAAALASLPVAYADANEGVVDSAVSSDAAVKPVNPDAAVSSDVAVGEDLAHKERKRIMELIQSRGMPHGSYPQFDVAVKGQKVVVKFNVPSTCSLSDLIVDLVTHIGLEAEQGGGGSEMLLHAWNSVAARQITLNPHKKTTSNGDDNEDDLCVLIFEPLVGSQYSEVEFIKRGEFSLRELEALTSVLKLVGQKDVKQSSGKGNKSYTTRKGNGQRSKHVPSMEKTISDLEGMGVRVYGFDETSSIPMDGSGTVMWENIAGYEPQKREIEDTILLALQSPEVYDEIARATRCKFETNRPRAVLFEGPPGTGKTSSARVIAKQAGVPLLYVPLEIIMSKYYGESERLLGSVFSLANDLPDGGIIFLDEVDSFASARDSEMHEATRRILSVILRQIDGFEQDRRVVVIAATNRKEDLDPALISRFDSIICFDLPDQQTRAEISAQYAKHLTKSELFQFSLATEEMSGRDIRDICQQAERHWASKLIRGQVPKNDKGEPSLPPVEEYVACSEQRRRSLPNRTRQESRLPALKLA; this is translated from the exons atggccatgcttctccgccgccgcctcccgctggcCCGCCTCCTCCGGTCGCTgcaggccgaggcggcggcttCCACtacctcctcaccgccgcctctccagaaccgtcccgccgccgcgtcgccttcCCACGCGCTGGGATCACGTTTAGGGTTTTTGAATGGGGTACCAGGTGCCCCGGGGGCGCGTGAGGCTTCGGCGTTCCCTACGGccggcttcctcgccgccggcgcggccgccgctctCGCGTCTCTGCCGGTGGCCTACGCCGATGCCAATGAG GGCGTTGTAGACTCGGCTGTAAGCTCTGATGCGGCTGTGAAACCTGTGAACCCTGATGCGGCTGTGAGCTCTGAtgtggcggtgggggaggatcTGGCCCataaggagaggaagaggataaTGGAGCTCATTCAGAGCCGAGGGATGCCACACGGGTCATACCCGCAATTTGATGTGGCAGTGAAGGGCCAAAAG GTGGTCGTTAAATTTAATGTACCATCAACTTGTAGCTTATCAGACCTTATTGTTGATCTCGTAACACATATCGGACTTGAGGCAGAACAAGGTGGTGGTGGCTCTGAGATGCTACTGCATGCTTGGAACAG TGTAGCTGCACGTCAGATAACGTTGAACCCTCACAAGAAGACAACGAGCAATGGAGATGACAATGAAGATGATCTTTGTGTCTTGATATTTGAACCACTTGTGGGATCTCAATATTCT GAAGTTGAATTCATCAAGCGTGGTGAATTTAGTTTGAGAGAGCTTGAAGCTTTGACAAGTGTTTTGAAATTAGTGGGCCAGAAAGATGTTAAGCAATCATCAGGGAAGGGCAATAAGTCATACACAACAAGAAAAGGAAATGGTCAGAGATCCAAGCATGTACCATCTATGGAAAAAACTATATCTGATTTAGAGGGTATGGGAGTTCGGGTCTATGGATTTGATGAGACCTCAAGTATTCCAATGGATGGTAGTGGTACTGTTATGTGGGAGAACATTGCTGGATATGAACCTCAGAAAAG GGAGATAGAGGACACTATCCTCTTGGCTTTACAGAGCCCTGAAGTGTACGATGAAATTGCCCGTGCTACACGATGCAAATTTGAGACAAACCGACCTCGAGCTGTTTTGTTTGAAGGCCCACCAG GCACTGGTAAGACTTCTTCTGCTCGAGTTATTGCCAAGCAAGCT GGAGTTCCGCTGTTATATGTGCCACTGGAAATCATAATGTCAAAATATTATGGTGAAAGCGAGCGCCTTTTGGGATCTGTTTTTTCACTTGCCAATGACCTTCCTGATGGAGGTATAATTTTTCTAGATGAG GTAGACTCTTTTGCTAGCGCTCGAGATAGTGAAATGCATGAAGCTACACGAAGGATATTATCAGTAATTTTGCGGCAG ATTGATGGGTTTGAGCAGGATAGACGTGTTGTGGTTATTGCTGCAACAAATAGAAAGGAAGACCTTGATCCTGCCCTCATCAG CCGTTTtgattcaatcatttgttttgaCTTACCGGATCAGCAAACCCGCGCAGAAATATCTGCCCAGTACGCAAAACATTTGACTAAATCTGAATTGTTTCAATTTTCATTGGCCACTGAAGA GATGTCAGGAAGAGATATCAGGGATATTTGCCAGCAAGCAGAAAGACATTGGGCATCAAAG TTGATAAGGGGACAAGTACCAAAAAATGATAAGGGGGAGCCGAGTCTTCCTCCAGTCGAAGAGTATGTTGCATGTTCTGAACAACGCAGAAGATCTTTGCCGAATAGAACAAGACAGGAATCAAGACTCCCTGCTTTGAAGTTAGCTTGA